Proteins co-encoded in one Flavivirga eckloniae genomic window:
- a CDS encoding DUF547 domain-containing protein: MKSILPLFLFICLNGFAQTIDLTAYNEFLKDHVSSKGVVDFDKVLKNAAELNKITHSFSKISPNSGWSESEKKAYWINFYNANIIKLLSEHYPIKSINYVQNAFKLKVIDYAGGKISLDDVEHEILRRLEDPRIHFALYSTAISSPVLKKTAYEPEAVERDLGLATSNFLNDKTKNIINPRVSRLSKTFQWYKDDFASLEDMINFINKHYGGAKINSETQIVYMEYDWNLHRK; encoded by the coding sequence ATGAAAAGTATTTTGCCCCTATTTTTATTTATTTGTTTGAACGGATTTGCACAAACAATAGATTTAACAGCATATAATGAGTTTTTAAAAGACCATGTTTCATCTAAAGGTGTCGTGGATTTTGATAAAGTTTTAAAAAATGCAGCTGAATTAAATAAAATAACCCATAGTTTTTCTAAAATATCTCCAAATAGTGGATGGAGTGAAAGTGAAAAAAAGGCGTATTGGATTAATTTTTATAATGCTAATATCATAAAATTATTGTCTGAGCATTATCCAATTAAAAGTATCAACTATGTACAGAATGCCTTTAAATTAAAAGTCATTGATTATGCCGGAGGAAAAATATCTCTTGATGATGTAGAGCACGAAATTTTACGAAGATTAGAAGATCCCAGAATACATTTTGCGCTTTACTCAACAGCTATATCATCGCCTGTATTAAAAAAGACTGCATACGAACCAGAAGCTGTAGAACGTGATTTAGGATTGGCAACCAGCAATTTTTTGAATGATAAAACAAAAAATATAATCAATCCACGTGTTAGTAGACTATCTAAAACCTTTCAATGGTATAAAGATGATTTTGCTAGTTTAGAAGATATGATAAACTTTATCAATAAACATTACGGAGGTGCTAAAATTAATTCAGAAACGCAAATAGTATA
- the cmk gene encoding (d)CMP kinase, whose product MNKITIAIDGFSSTGKSTVAKQLAKHLGYVYVDTGAMYRAVTFYAMENGLIGDDDFNVEALIYQLPHMEIAFKFNETLGFAEVYLNGVNIEKKIRTLEVSSFVSKVAAISQVRHKLVEQQQRMGKDKGIVMDGRDIGTVVFPDAELKLFMTASAEKRAMRRYEELTGRGDNVIYEDVLFNVQERDRIDTTREDSPLVKANDAIEIDNSNMTLDEQFDKILSLTKMTLESLE is encoded by the coding sequence ATGAATAAAATTACTATAGCTATAGATGGGTTTTCTTCTACAGGAAAAAGTACTGTAGCTAAGCAACTTGCCAAACATTTAGGTTATGTATATGTTGATACTGGTGCGATGTATCGGGCAGTCACGTTTTATGCTATGGAAAATGGCCTTATTGGCGATGATGACTTTAATGTTGAAGCATTAATTTATCAATTACCTCATATGGAAATAGCCTTTAAATTTAATGAAACCTTGGGTTTTGCGGAGGTGTATTTAAATGGCGTTAATATTGAAAAAAAGATAAGAACATTAGAAGTTTCCAGTTTTGTTAGTAAAGTAGCAGCTATATCGCAAGTGAGACACAAGCTAGTAGAACAGCAACAAAGAATGGGGAAGGATAAAGGTATAGTTATGGATGGTAGAGATATTGGTACCGTTGTTTTTCCTGATGCCGAACTTAAATTATTTATGACGGCTTCTGCTGAGAAAAGAGCTATGAGACGCTATGAGGAACTTACAGGCAGAGGAGATAATGTTATTTATGAAGATGTTTTGTTTAATGTTCAAGAGCGTGATCGCATTGATACAACCAGAGAAGATTCTCCATTGGTAAAAGCAAATGACGCTATTGAAATTGATAATTCTAATATGACATTAGATGAACAGTTTGATAAAATTTTAAGTTTAACAAAAATGACTCTTGAGAGCTTGGAATAG
- the porQ gene encoding type IX secretion system protein PorQ gives MLKTLITLFCLLTSIPLAIAQVGGETTYRFLNLISSPRQAALGGKVLTNVDYDVTQALFNPATINVEMDNQVAVNYTSYLGGIGYGTASYAYTVDRHTQTFHGGITYVNYGSFDGYDETGNSTGSFSGNETALSIGYALQIGYSDFYFGANVKFISSKLEQYTSIGAAADLGLLYINEDIDFNAALVVRNLGSQITTYAGLHEPIPFEVAIGMSQLMENVPIRWHVTFENLQDWPIARPNPTRVTSDLEGNQTNEKIGFLGQVIRHTIVAAEIFPERGFNIRIGYNFRRGEELRIIDQRNFSGLSAGISIKMNKMRFSYTHAKYTNAANSNFFGLQIDLR, from the coding sequence ATGCTAAAGACACTTATTACTCTTTTTTGTTTGCTTACATCTATACCCCTTGCCATTGCTCAGGTAGGAGGGGAGACAACCTATCGATTCCTTAATTTGATATCGTCTCCAAGGCAAGCAGCATTAGGGGGTAAAGTACTAACAAATGTCGATTACGATGTTACGCAAGCGCTTTTTAATCCAGCTACTATAAATGTAGAAATGGATAATCAAGTAGCAGTAAATTACACCAGCTATTTAGGAGGTATAGGTTACGGTACGGCTTCTTATGCCTATACCGTAGATAGACATACACAAACATTTCATGGTGGTATAACCTATGTTAATTATGGTTCGTTCGACGGATATGACGAGACTGGTAATAGTACAGGTTCTTTTTCTGGTAATGAAACAGCTTTGTCCATTGGATATGCGCTTCAAATTGGCTATTCAGATTTTTATTTTGGTGCTAATGTTAAGTTTATTTCATCAAAATTAGAACAGTATACTTCAATAGGGGCAGCAGCAGATTTAGGGTTGTTGTATATTAATGAGGATATAGATTTTAATGCGGCTTTAGTAGTAAGAAATCTAGGGAGTCAAATAACAACATATGCTGGACTTCACGAACCCATTCCGTTTGAGGTCGCAATAGGAATGTCCCAATTAATGGAAAATGTCCCGATTCGTTGGCATGTTACTTTTGAAAACCTTCAAGATTGGCCAATTGCCAGACCTAACCCTACACGTGTTACTAGCGATTTGGAAGGGAATCAGACTAACGAAAAAATAGGCTTTTTGGGTCAGGTTATTAGACATACCATTGTTGCTGCAGAAATATTTCCAGAGCGCGGTTTTAATATAAGAATTGGTTATAACTTTCGTAGGGGTGAAGAATTACGAATAATAGATCAGCGTAATTTTTCAGGGTTATCTGCCGGTATTTCAATTAAAATGAATAAAATGCGCTTTAGCTATACACATGCAAAGTATACCAATGCAGCTAATTCTAACTTTTTTGGGCTTCAGATAGATTTGCGGTAG
- the lon gene encoding endopeptidase La → MKKSNFMTLDSLSFQEFDENSELIPLMTPEDEEAINNEELPETLPILSLRNTVLFPGVVIPITAGRDKSIKLINDANKGGKVIGVVSQKDESVENPTAKDINETGTVARILRVLKMPDGNVTVIIQGKKRFKVAEVITEDPYMNATIRDLAEAKPAVNNKEFSAIIDSIKDLALEIIKESPNIPSEASFAIKNIESNSFLINFVSSNMNLSVAEKQALLEMDDLKKRALATLKYMNVEFQKLELKNDIQSKVQMDMSQQQREYFLHQQMKTIQEELGGVSHDEEIEEMKLRASEKLWDEDVAKHFDKEIAKMQRMNPQVAEYSIQRNYLELFLDLPWNEFSTDKFDLKRAKKILDRDHFGLEDVKRRIIEYLAVLKLRNDMKSPILCLYGPPGVGKTSLGKSIAEALGREYVRISLGGLRDEAEIRGHRKTYIGAMPGRIIQSLKKAGTSNPVFVLDEIDKLSNSHQGDPSSAMLEVLDPEQNSEFYDNFLEMGYDLSKVMFIATSNSLSTIQPALRDRMEIINVTGYTIEEKVEIAKRHLLPKQLKEHGLTTEHIKIGKAQLEKIVEGYTRESGVRGLEKQIAKMVRYAAKNIAMEEDYNVKVSNEDIIEVLGGPKLERDKYENNNVAGVVTGLAWTRVGGDILFIESILSKGKGTLSITGNLGKVMKESATIAMEYIKSNADHFGIDAAIFDNYNVHIHVPEGATPKDGPSAGVTMLTSLVSLFTQKKVKKSLAMTGEITLRGKVLPVGGIKEKILAAKRARIKEILLCEENRRDIEEIKEEYLTGLTFHYVTDMSDVIKIALTDQKVKNAKKL, encoded by the coding sequence ATGAAGAAATCTAATTTTATGACCCTTGACAGTTTGTCATTTCAGGAATTCGACGAAAACTCAGAGTTGATTCCATTAATGACCCCAGAGGATGAAGAAGCTATAAATAATGAGGAGCTTCCAGAAACCCTACCAATTTTATCATTAAGAAATACGGTATTGTTTCCTGGCGTTGTAATTCCCATTACAGCAGGACGAGATAAATCTATTAAACTAATAAACGATGCCAATAAAGGCGGAAAAGTTATTGGTGTAGTATCTCAAAAAGATGAGTCTGTTGAAAATCCTACGGCAAAAGATATAAACGAAACAGGAACAGTAGCAAGAATACTACGTGTTTTAAAAATGCCTGATGGAAACGTAACTGTTATTATTCAAGGAAAAAAACGTTTTAAAGTAGCAGAGGTTATTACCGAAGATCCGTATATGAATGCTACTATTCGTGATCTTGCAGAGGCAAAACCCGCTGTTAACAATAAAGAGTTCTCTGCAATAATAGACTCTATTAAGGACTTAGCGCTAGAGATTATTAAAGAGAGTCCAAATATCCCCAGTGAAGCATCATTCGCTATTAAGAACATAGAAAGCAATTCATTTTTAATAAACTTCGTGTCTTCCAACATGAACCTTTCGGTAGCCGAAAAGCAGGCACTTTTAGAAATGGATGATCTTAAGAAAAGAGCCTTGGCCACGCTTAAGTATATGAATGTTGAATTCCAGAAATTAGAACTTAAGAATGATATTCAGTCTAAAGTTCAAATGGATATGAGCCAGCAGCAACGCGAATATTTCTTGCATCAACAAATGAAAACCATTCAGGAAGAACTGGGCGGCGTGAGTCATGACGAGGAGATTGAAGAAATGAAGCTACGCGCTAGTGAAAAGTTGTGGGATGAAGACGTGGCGAAGCATTTTGACAAAGAAATAGCTAAAATGCAACGTATGAATCCGCAAGTTGCAGAATACTCGATTCAACGAAATTATTTAGAATTGTTTCTGGATTTACCATGGAACGAGTTTAGTACCGATAAGTTTGATCTTAAACGCGCTAAAAAAATACTGGACAGGGATCATTTTGGATTAGAAGATGTTAAGCGTAGAATTATAGAATACCTAGCAGTATTAAAACTGCGTAACGATATGAAATCACCAATTTTATGTCTGTACGGTCCTCCGGGAGTTGGTAAAACATCGCTAGGTAAATCCATAGCAGAAGCTTTAGGGAGAGAGTATGTGCGTATTTCGCTTGGTGGTTTAAGAGATGAGGCAGAGATACGCGGACATCGTAAAACCTATATAGGAGCTATGCCGGGGCGTATTATACAAAGCTTAAAGAAAGCAGGAACGTCTAACCCTGTTTTCGTTTTAGATGAAATAGATAAACTATCTAATTCGCATCAAGGTGATCCATCATCTGCCATGTTGGAAGTTTTAGATCCTGAACAAAATAGCGAGTTTTATGATAATTTCTTGGAAATGGGCTACGACCTTTCTAAAGTTATGTTTATAGCAACATCTAATAGCCTATCTACCATTCAACCTGCATTGCGCGATCGTATGGAGATTATTAATGTAACTGGTTATACTATTGAAGAAAAGGTAGAAATAGCAAAGCGTCATTTATTGCCTAAACAATTAAAAGAGCATGGTTTAACTACCGAGCATATTAAAATTGGTAAAGCACAATTAGAGAAGATTGTTGAAGGGTATACCCGTGAATCTGGTGTTCGTGGTTTAGAAAAGCAAATTGCAAAAATGGTACGTTATGCAGCCAAAAATATTGCAATGGAAGAAGATTACAATGTTAAAGTTAGTAATGAGGATATCATTGAAGTTTTAGGCGGCCCTAAATTAGAGCGCGATAAATACGAAAATAATAATGTAGCTGGTGTTGTAACAGGATTAGCATGGACGCGTGTTGGTGGTGATATTCTGTTTATTGAGTCTATTCTATCAAAAGGAAAAGGCACGCTTTCTATTACTGGAAACCTAGGTAAAGTAATGAAAGAATCTGCTACCATTGCTATGGAGTATATAAAATCTAATGCAGATCATTTTGGAATAGATGCCGCCATTTTCGATAATTATAATGTGCATATTCATGTGCCGGAAGGCGCTACACCAAAAGATGGTCCAAGCGCGGGAGTTACTATGTTAACATCGTTAGTATCTTTATTTACACAAAAGAAAGTAAAGAAAAGCTTAGCTATGACAGGAGAGATTACCCTTAGAGGTAAAGTACTTCCAGTTGGTGGTATTAAAGAAAAGATTCTGGCAGCAAAACGTGCTCGCATTAAGGAAATCTTGTTGTGTGAAGAGAATAGACGAGATATAGAAGAAATAAAAGAAGAATACTTAACAGGTTTAACATTCCACTATGTAACAGACATGAGTGATGTTATTAAAATTGCTCTTACTGATCAGAAAGTTAAGAATGCGAAAAAGCTTTAA
- a CDS encoding rhomboid family intramembrane serine protease: MGKIDIITIIIIAANVVISYKGFGDYSFFDKYKFHVGGVQRGEKVRMFSSGFLHVDTQHLLFNMLTLYFFAPVVINLLTPFYFALVYVGSLFLGSLLSFQFHKNEYHYSAVGASGAVTGILYSAILLKPGMSLYMFFVPIPIPAYIFGIGYLLYSIYGMKNKVGNIGHDAHFGGAIGGYLITLLLSPSLLKTNFLMVCLLALPIVLLFVLKRMGKM, encoded by the coding sequence ATGGGTAAAATAGACATAATTACAATAATTATTATAGCAGCTAACGTCGTTATATCCTATAAAGGGTTTGGTGATTATAGTTTTTTCGATAAGTATAAGTTTCATGTCGGTGGTGTGCAAAGAGGGGAGAAGGTTAGAATGTTCAGTTCTGGTTTTTTACATGTAGATACACAGCACTTATTATTTAATATGCTTACCCTATACTTTTTTGCACCAGTAGTTATTAACCTTTTAACTCCGTTTTATTTTGCACTGGTTTATGTTGGAAGCTTGTTTTTAGGAAGTTTGCTGTCTTTTCAGTTTCATAAAAACGAATACCACTATAGTGCTGTTGGAGCTAGTGGTGCTGTAACAGGGATTTTATATTCAGCTATTTTATTAAAGCCAGGCATGAGTTTGTATATGTTCTTTGTTCCAATTCCAATACCGGCATATATTTTTGGAATAGGGTATTTGCTATACTCCATTTATGGTATGAAAAACAAAGTTGGTAATATAGGACATGATGCTCATTTTGGTGGTGCTATTGGAGGGTATTTAATTACATTATTATTGTCGCCTTCGTTATTAAAAACAAACTTTTTAATGGTTTGTTTACTAGCCTTACCCATAGTTCTGTTATTTGTTTTAAAAAGAATGGGGAAGATGTAA
- a CDS encoding lysophospholipid acyltransferase family protein, translated as MQFLIYIFVYPFLWCISKLPFRLLYTVSDGLYLLLYHVIGYRKKVVNNNLKLVFPDKTAKEITTIRKKFYKHLCDMFLEMAKTMTISKKEMEKRFKITNPEEFKRLESLNKSIILIFGHYASWEWSIVLQNYINFKGYAVYKKLANKHFDKLVRDIRSKFNTTLISTKETTSTINQNVANGTKTITGFLSDQSPRLSKDVHWSTFMGIKVPCFTGAERLAKKLDFSTAYLKVTKIKRGYYEAEIITLAEDSNGYKDYELTDMFLKELEKQIYEAPEYYFWTHKRWKHRNNTLS; from the coding sequence ATGCAATTTCTAATTTATATTTTTGTTTATCCTTTTTTATGGTGTATATCCAAACTTCCTTTTAGGTTGTTGTACACGGTTTCAGATGGTCTTTACCTGCTGCTTTATCATGTAATAGGTTACAGAAAAAAAGTAGTAAACAACAATTTGAAGCTGGTTTTTCCTGATAAAACGGCTAAAGAAATAACAACTATTAGAAAAAAATTCTACAAGCATTTATGCGACATGTTTTTGGAAATGGCTAAAACCATGACCATCTCCAAAAAAGAAATGGAAAAGCGTTTTAAAATTACCAATCCCGAAGAGTTTAAACGGTTAGAGTCTTTAAATAAAAGTATCATTTTAATTTTTGGTCATTATGCCAGTTGGGAATGGTCTATCGTACTCCAAAATTATATTAATTTCAAAGGCTATGCGGTTTATAAAAAGCTTGCAAATAAGCATTTTGATAAGTTGGTTAGGGACATTCGATCGAAATTCAATACAACATTAATCAGCACTAAAGAAACTACAAGTACCATAAACCAAAATGTAGCTAATGGCACAAAAACGATCACAGGTTTTTTAAGCGACCAATCTCCCCGACTAAGTAAAGATGTGCATTGGAGTACTTTTATGGGTATTAAAGTGCCTTGTTTTACGGGAGCAGAACGTTTGGCTAAAAAGTTAGACTTTTCCACAGCTTATTTAAAAGTTACCAAAATAAAAAGAGGCTATTACGAGGCAGAAATTATTACACTAGCAGAAGATTCTAATGGATACAAGGATTATGAATTAACAGACATGTTCCTTAAAGAGCTGGAAAAACAAATTTACGAAGCTCCCGAGTACTATTTCTGGACCCACAAACGCTGGAAACACAGAAACAACACCCTCAGCTAA
- a CDS encoding sulfatase-like hydrolase/transferase, giving the protein MFCIKNLSVVRGAITFLSLVLLVSCQDKKEKPETLQPNIVLIIADDVSWNDIGPYGHKTIKTPNLDALANDGMLFNQAFLTASSCSPSRTSIISGLYPHNTDAEQLSWPLPDYIKTFVQELKNSGYWTGLAGKHNMGDHVKDDFDVFLEMQWKDAPIGIDRRLVGDGSGCDEWVKLLKQRPKDKPFFTWLAAADAHRPYYENTIENQHTFEDVEIPPYMPNTEATKKDFALYYDEVSRMDNYIGQVIKELETQGVSENTMVLFISDNGRAFPRDKITLYDGGIKTPWIAKWPGKIKAGSVNNNLVSSVDIAPTFMSIAGLKPLDGFEGYNFLPMLKDTSVEIRNDIYAEDHFHDFEDYTRAVRTKQYKYIKNYYPELPNTPSADIIRDLTWKSMVEEKNKGTLNEAQMRCFEIPRPEEELYDVIKDPYELNNLAGIDQYKDVLLNMRSRLEEIRNVTKDHLPAVKLHDDFFRDTGLPTKYRIRPRPSKADYLKAQSEGIVLMNPDFKEEVSK; this is encoded by the coding sequence ATGTTTTGTATTAAAAATCTAAGTGTCGTACGTGGTGCAATAACTTTCTTGAGTTTGGTTTTGTTAGTTTCCTGTCAGGATAAGAAAGAAAAACCAGAAACATTACAACCTAATATCGTACTTATTATAGCAGACGATGTTAGTTGGAATGATATAGGGCCATATGGTCATAAAACGATTAAAACCCCAAATTTAGATGCATTGGCAAACGATGGTATGCTGTTCAATCAGGCTTTTTTAACAGCCAGCTCTTGTAGCCCTAGCAGAACCAGTATTATATCGGGGCTTTATCCGCATAATACAGATGCAGAACAGCTATCATGGCCGTTACCGGATTATATTAAAACGTTTGTTCAAGAGTTAAAAAATTCTGGGTATTGGACAGGTTTAGCGGGAAAACATAACATGGGAGATCATGTAAAAGATGATTTTGATGTGTTTTTAGAAATGCAATGGAAAGATGCGCCTATAGGAATAGACAGGCGATTGGTAGGTGATGGAAGTGGTTGTGACGAATGGGTAAAACTATTGAAACAACGCCCAAAAGATAAGCCGTTTTTTACTTGGTTGGCAGCTGCAGATGCGCACAGACCGTATTATGAAAACACCATAGAAAATCAACATACTTTTGAAGATGTAGAAATACCTCCATACATGCCAAATACCGAAGCGACTAAAAAGGATTTTGCGCTTTATTATGATGAAGTATCGAGAATGGATAACTACATAGGGCAAGTTATTAAAGAACTAGAGACGCAAGGAGTTTCCGAAAATACGATGGTTCTTTTTATTTCAGACAATGGCAGGGCATTTCCCAGAGACAAAATAACTTTGTATGATGGCGGGATAAAAACCCCATGGATCGCTAAATGGCCAGGAAAAATAAAAGCAGGCAGTGTAAATAATAATTTAGTAAGCTCTGTAGATATCGCACCTACTTTTATGAGTATCGCTGGCTTGAAGCCCTTAGATGGGTTTGAAGGTTATAACTTCTTGCCAATGTTAAAGGATACTTCTGTTGAAATTAGAAACGATATTTATGCCGAAGACCATTTTCATGATTTCGAGGATTATACACGAGCGGTAAGAACTAAGCAGTATAAATACATTAAGAACTATTATCCAGAATTGCCTAATACCCCTTCAGCAGATATTATTAGGGATTTAACCTGGAAAAGTATGGTGGAGGAAAAAAACAAAGGTACCCTTAACGAAGCACAAATGCGTTGTTTTGAAATTCCCAGACCAGAGGAAGAGCTTTACGATGTTATTAAAGATCCTTATGAATTAAATAATCTGGCAGGTATAGACCAATATAAAGATGTGCTGCTTAATATGCGATCCAGATTGGAGGAGATTAGAAACGTAACAAAAGATCATTTACCCGCAGTTAAGCTGCATGATGATTTTTTTAGAGATACGGGTTTACCAACCAAGTATCGTATAAGACCAAGACCATCAAAGGCAGATTATTTAAAAGCGCAATCTGAAGGTATTGTATTAATGAATCCAGACTTTAAAGAAGAAGTGTCAAAATAG
- the glmM gene encoding phosphoglucosamine mutase, with protein sequence MTLIKSISGIRGTIGGQVGENLTPIDAVKFAAAYGVWLKQNREKENYRVVVGRDARISGKMIQSLVMNTLVGMGIHVIDLGLSTTPTVEVAVPMEHADGGIILTASHNPKQWNALKLLNEKGEFLDAVEGAKILDIAESDQMNFADVDSLGKITKNKAYIDLHIIEVLDLPLVTVKPIEASRFKVVVDGVNSTGGIAIPLLLERLGVHVVKLFCEPNGNFPHNPEPLKEHLSDLSKKVIEERADFGIVVDPDVDRLAFMDENGEMFGEEYTLVACADYVLSKTPGNTVSNMSSTRALKDITEKHGGTYEASAVGEVNVVKLMKKNHVVIGGEGNGGIIYPESHYGRDALVGVALFLSLLAEKNMSVSELRKTYPNYFMSKKKIELTPGLDVDGILREIENRYQNEQLTTIDGVKIDFPDSWVHLRKSNTEPIIRIYTEAKSQQEADTLADKFIEEIGAVASV encoded by the coding sequence ATGACACTTATAAAATCAATTTCAGGAATTAGAGGGACTATTGGCGGACAGGTAGGCGAAAACTTAACGCCTATAGATGCTGTTAAATTTGCTGCTGCTTATGGCGTATGGCTAAAACAAAATAGGGAAAAAGAAAATTACCGCGTGGTTGTTGGTAGAGATGCTCGTATTTCTGGGAAGATGATTCAAAGTTTAGTTATGAATACGCTAGTTGGTATGGGGATTCATGTAATTGATTTAGGACTTTCTACTACACCTACGGTAGAAGTTGCCGTCCCTATGGAACATGCCGATGGTGGTATAATACTAACTGCAAGTCATAACCCGAAACAGTGGAACGCTTTAAAGTTGTTAAACGAAAAAGGCGAGTTTTTAGATGCTGTTGAAGGAGCAAAAATTCTGGACATTGCAGAAAGTGACCAAATGAATTTTGCAGATGTAGATAGCCTAGGGAAAATAACAAAGAACAAAGCTTACATAGATTTACATATCATTGAGGTTTTAGATTTACCATTGGTAACGGTTAAGCCTATTGAAGCATCTCGTTTTAAAGTGGTGGTTGATGGTGTAAATTCCACAGGAGGTATTGCTATTCCGTTACTTTTAGAACGATTGGGCGTACACGTGGTTAAACTATTCTGCGAGCCTAACGGAAATTTTCCGCACAATCCCGAACCGTTAAAAGAGCATTTATCTGATTTATCGAAAAAAGTGATCGAAGAGCGTGCCGATTTTGGTATTGTGGTAGATCCAGATGTAGATCGTTTGGCTTTCATGGACGAAAATGGTGAGATGTTTGGCGAGGAATATACTTTGGTAGCCTGTGCAGATTATGTGTTAAGTAAAACTCCAGGGAATACCGTTAGTAATATGAGCTCTACAAGAGCATTGAAAGATATAACCGAAAAGCACGGTGGCACTTATGAGGCCAGTGCAGTAGGAGAGGTGAATGTTGTAAAGCTTATGAAAAAGAATCATGTTGTTATAGGTGGTGAAGGTAATGGTGGTATTATTTATCCAGAATCTCATTATGGACGTGATGCGCTAGTTGGTGTTGCTCTATTTTTAAGTTTATTGGCCGAAAAGAATATGAGTGTAAGCGAGCTTAGAAAAACGTATCCTAATTACTTTATGAGTAAGAAGAAGATTGAATTAACACCAGGTTTGGATGTTGATGGTATTTTAAGGGAAATTGAAAACCGTTATCAAAATGAACAGCTTACTACTATTGATGGTGTTAAGATAGATTTTCCAGATAGTTGGGTGCACCTTCGTAAGAGTAATACAGAACCTATTATTAGAATATATACCGAAGCTAAATCACAACAAGAAGCAGATACCTTAGCCGATAAGTTTATTGAGGAAATAGGAGCTGTAGCTAGTGTTTAA
- a CDS encoding acyl carrier protein phosphodiesterase translates to MNYLAHIYLSGENDLVTIGNFIADGIKGQAYKKYTKDLQTGILLHRNIDTFTDAHKTVRQSTKRLHKKYGHYSGIIVDILYDHFLAKNWSKYNDLPLEAYAKGFYDSLENHYDILPPRIQKMMPYMIADNWLLSYASIQGITKVLEGMNRRTQFKSGMHKAVIELKEFYSEFENEFTLFFNELIIFSKQKLEELNEI, encoded by the coding sequence ATGAACTACCTTGCTCACATTTATCTATCAGGAGAAAATGACCTCGTTACTATTGGAAACTTTATTGCCGATGGTATTAAAGGTCAAGCCTATAAAAAGTATACAAAAGATCTACAAACCGGCATTTTATTACACCGTAACATAGACACGTTTACCGATGCCCATAAAACGGTAAGACAAAGCACCAAACGGTTACATAAAAAATATGGTCATTATTCCGGAATTATTGTCGATATCCTTTACGACCATTTTCTTGCCAAAAACTGGAGTAAATACAACGATTTACCTTTGGAAGCCTATGCTAAGGGCTTTTATGATTCTTTAGAAAATCATTACGATATACTTCCGCCCCGAATACAAAAAATGATGCCTTATATGATTGCCGATAATTGGCTTTTAAGCTATGCTTCCATTCAAGGGATTACCAAAGTCCTGGAGGGTATGAATAGAAGAACGCAATTTAAATCCGGAATGCATAAAGCCGTTATTGAGCTTAAAGAATTTTATTCGGAATTTGAAAATGAGTTTACTCTGTTTTTTAACGAACTAATAATCTTTTCCAAACAAAAACTTGAAGAATTAAACGAGATATAA